The Cervus canadensis isolate Bull #8, Minnesota chromosome 29, ASM1932006v1, whole genome shotgun sequence genome includes a window with the following:
- the TMEM126B gene encoding complex I assembly factor TMEM126B, mitochondrial, whose product MAALGREAGDDVRVAGVVPVGAAEVPKDIKIPAYTHGQSRPSLGDAKLRKPVVIEIIEKKIECLRKEKTLNIYGTLTFGTTAAFSGMFTNFIFRHRFKVTHDVLKTYASLTALPFLSTIVSYKLLVTDALCSGNISQENCVLRSSLIGIACGVLYPTALAFSKNGRLAFKYHTVPLPPKGRVLLYSLLLCHSEIKAMVIPLILQTTFGIFHGLQHYAIFESTLEKTVHED is encoded by the exons ATGGCGGCGCTCGGGCGTGAGGCTGGAGACGACGTGCGGGTTGCCGGTGTGGTGCCGGTGGGAGCTGCGGAAGTGCCTAAG GACATCAAGATACCAGCATACACACATGGTCAGTCCAGGCCTTCTCTAGGAGATGCAAAACTCAGAAAACCAGTGGTCATtgaaatcatagaaaaaaaaattgaatgccttagaaaagaaaa gactttaaatatatatggaaCACTGACTTTTGGAACAACAGCTGCTTTCTCTGGAATGTTtacaaatttcattttcagacaTCGCTTCAAGGTCACACATGATGTTTTGAAGACATATGCATCACTGACTGCACTTCCATTTTTGTCTACCATAGTTTCTTACAAGCTTCTTGTAACAGATGCTTTGTGTTCAG gTAATATAAGCCAGGAAAATTGTGTTCTTAGAAGCTCACTGATTGGCATAGCATGTGGTGTTTTATATCCCACTGCTTTGGCTTTTTCTAAAAATGGACGTCTAGCATTCAA gtATCACACTGTTCCCCTGCCACCAAAAGGAAGGGTTTTACTTTATTCGCTACTGCTTTGTCATTCAGAGATAAAAGCAATGGTGATCCCTCTCATCCTTCAGACAACCTTTGGAATATTTCATGGTCTGCAGCACTATGCAATATTTGAAAGTACACTTGAGAAAACTGTACATGAAGATTAA